Proteins co-encoded in one Methylomonas albis genomic window:
- the polA gene encoding DNA polymerase I: protein MSDSAPNKLILVDGSSFLFRAFHAVPPLTNAQGEPTNAVYGVSNMLRKLINDYDTPYVTVVFDAPGKTFRNDLYDQYKAHRPPMPDDLRVQIAPLHDLIRSLGLPLIIEHGVEADDVLGSLAQNAARQGFEVIISTGDKDMAQLVNEQITLENTMTNTRMDIQGVQDKFGVKPEQIIDYLALMGDAVDNIPGVPKVGPKTAAKWLQEYDTLDNLIARADEIKGKIGDNLREALGQLPLSRELTTIRCDVALHYSLEDLKRKQPDIAALKNQLGHLGFSSWLKTLNGDSSTPSPAGEGGVRGKAKNDSSESSIQPSPAGENEPNATLARDYQTILSQADFDIWRAKLKQAELFAFDTETTSLNYSDAHIVGVSFAVDAGQAAYLPVAHDYPGVPTQLDRQAVLAALKPLLEDPNKAKLGQNLKYDAHVLANHGIALRGIQQDTMLESYVLNSTATKHNMDDLAKHYLGEDTIHFEDVAGKGAKQIGFAEVAIEQASEYAAEDADITLRLHQTLSKQLQQHPRLWALYKEIEVPLISVLARIEENGVLIDSAMLDQQSLELANRMIGIEQQAHDLAGSAFNLGSPKQIQEILYDRLNLPVLKKTPKGQPSTDESVLQELAVDYALPKLILDFRSMSKLKSTYTDKLPQQVNDRTGRVHTSYHQAVAATGRLSSSDPNLQNIPIRSEEGRKIRQAFIAPPGYKIVAADYSQIELRIMAHLSGDAGLLAAFSQGVDVHSATAAEVFEVELEQVTHDLRRSAKAINFGLIYGMSAFGLAQQLGLPRNQAQAYIDLYFSRYPGVKQYMDNTRELAKQQGYVETIFGRRLYLPEINSRNAAMRQYAERTAINAPMQGTAADIIKRAMLACDAWIGADNPDVKMIMQVHDELVFEVAEVRLTEHMETIRGIMSSAAALYVPLLVEVGSGENWDEAH from the coding sequence ATGTCCGATTCCGCTCCTAACAAACTGATCCTGGTCGACGGCTCGTCGTTTCTGTTTCGCGCCTTTCACGCAGTGCCGCCCTTGACCAATGCCCAGGGCGAACCGACTAACGCTGTTTACGGCGTTTCCAATATGTTGCGCAAGCTGATCAACGATTACGACACGCCTTATGTCACGGTGGTATTCGACGCGCCCGGTAAAACTTTTCGGAATGACCTGTACGACCAATACAAAGCCCATCGGCCGCCGATGCCGGACGATTTGCGCGTACAAATTGCCCCCTTGCACGACTTAATCCGCTCGCTGGGTTTGCCTCTGATTATCGAACACGGCGTGGAAGCCGACGACGTGTTGGGCAGTCTGGCGCAGAACGCCGCGCGCCAGGGCTTTGAAGTGATCATTTCCACCGGCGATAAGGACATGGCGCAGTTGGTGAACGAGCAAATCACCTTGGAAAACACCATGACCAACACCCGCATGGATATTCAGGGTGTGCAGGATAAGTTTGGCGTGAAGCCGGAGCAAATCATCGATTATCTGGCGCTAATGGGTGACGCGGTGGACAACATCCCCGGCGTACCAAAAGTGGGGCCGAAAACCGCTGCCAAGTGGCTGCAGGAATACGACACACTGGACAATCTGATCGCCCGTGCCGACGAGATCAAAGGCAAAATCGGCGACAATTTACGCGAGGCCTTGGGCCAGTTGCCGCTGTCTCGGGAACTGACCACCATCCGCTGCGATGTAGCTTTGCATTACAGCCTGGAAGATTTAAAACGCAAACAGCCCGACATTGCCGCGCTGAAAAACCAGTTGGGGCATTTGGGCTTTAGCAGTTGGCTGAAAACTTTGAACGGCGACAGCTCAACCCCCTCTCCAGCGGGAGAGGGAGGGGTGAGGGGAAAGGCAAAAAACGATTCTTCGGAATCCTCAATCCAGCCTTCTCCTGCTGGAGAGAATGAGCCAAACGCTACGCTAGCTAGGGATTATCAAACTATCCTCAGCCAAGCCGATTTTGATATCTGGCGGGCTAAACTTAAGCAAGCCGAGCTGTTTGCCTTCGACACCGAAACCACCAGCCTGAATTACAGCGATGCACACATCGTCGGCGTGTCTTTCGCGGTAGACGCCGGCCAGGCCGCCTATTTGCCTGTCGCGCACGATTATCCTGGCGTACCAACCCAACTTGATCGGCAAGCCGTATTGGCTGCCTTAAAACCCTTACTGGAAGACCCCAACAAAGCCAAGCTGGGCCAAAACCTGAAGTACGATGCCCATGTGCTGGCCAATCACGGCATCGCGCTGCGCGGCATCCAACAGGACACCATGCTGGAATCGTATGTGTTGAACAGCACCGCGACTAAACATAATATGGACGATCTGGCCAAGCATTACCTGGGCGAGGATACCATTCATTTCGAAGACGTGGCCGGCAAGGGCGCCAAGCAGATCGGCTTTGCCGAAGTGGCTATCGAACAAGCCAGCGAATACGCCGCGGAGGATGCCGACATCACCTTGCGATTGCACCAAACCTTGTCCAAACAATTGCAACAGCATCCGCGCTTGTGGGCCTTATATAAGGAAATTGAGGTGCCGCTGATCAGCGTGTTGGCGCGCATCGAGGAAAACGGCGTGTTGATCGACAGCGCGATGCTGGACCAACAAAGCTTGGAGCTCGCAAACCGGATGATAGGTATCGAACAGCAAGCCCACGATCTGGCCGGCTCGGCATTTAATCTTGGTTCGCCCAAGCAGATACAGGAAATCTTGTACGACCGCTTAAACCTGCCGGTATTGAAAAAAACCCCGAAAGGCCAGCCGTCTACCGACGAATCGGTGCTGCAGGAACTGGCGGTGGATTACGCCTTACCCAAGCTAATTCTGGATTTTCGTAGCATGAGCAAGCTCAAATCCACTTACACAGACAAATTGCCGCAGCAGGTCAACGACCGCACCGGCCGGGTGCATACCTCTTATCATCAGGCGGTAGCGGCGACCGGGCGCTTGTCCTCGTCCGACCCTAATCTGCAAAACATTCCCATCCGTAGCGAAGAAGGCCGGAAGATCCGCCAGGCCTTTATTGCTCCTCCCGGCTATAAGATAGTCGCTGCCGACTATTCACAGATCGAACTGCGGATCATGGCGCATTTGTCCGGCGATGCCGGCCTGCTGGCGGCGTTTTCGCAAGGTGTGGACGTGCATAGCGCCACGGCGGCGGAAGTGTTTGAAGTGGAGCTGGAGCAAGTTACTCACGATTTGCGCCGCTCGGCCAAAGCCATCAATTTTGGTTTGATCTACGGCATGTCGGCGTTTGGTTTGGCGCAGCAATTGGGCTTGCCGCGCAATCAAGCCCAGGCCTATATCGATCTGTACTTCAGCCGTTATCCCGGCGTGAAACAATACATGGACAACACCCGGGAACTGGCTAAGCAGCAAGGCTACGTGGAAACCATCTTCGGCCGGCGCTTGTATCTTCCGGAGATCAACTCTCGCAACGCCGCGATGCGCCAATATGCCGAGCGCACCGCGATCAACGCACCGATGCAAGGCACGGCCGCCGACATCATCAAGCGGGCGATGCTGGCTTGCGACGCCTGGATAGGCGCCGATAATCCGGACGTGAAAATGATAATGCAAGTACACGACGAACTGGTGTTCGAGGTAGCCGAAGTGCGCTTGACCGAACATATGGAAACCATCCGCGGCATCATGTCCAGCGCTGCCGCGCTGTATGTACCCTTGCTGGTGGAAGTGGGCAGCGGCGAGAATTGGGACGAAGCCCATTGA
- a CDS encoding MBL fold metallo-hydrolase has protein sequence MKFKFWGVRGSIPTPGPSTVKYGGNTTCIEVTSSAGDLIILDAGTGIHALAQSLTNQALTAHILITHTHWDHIQGLPFFLPMFNAGNIVNIYGGLEPLTHQGIERAMRVQLQHSYFPISEAQLNAQIHYFTLKAGAPITVGSVRVTPTVLNHPVYNFGYRLDDVDGSSLFFTGDYEPQLNPYAPDHPGYPAMQELIEQKQEEVIAAMAGVDALITDSSYTDVEYANRHGWGHGTYRSAMNFAAQAGAKRLFLTHHEPTRSDADLEAIFASLLQSGEVSVCLAREGEEFELLDNPGVTE, from the coding sequence ATGAAATTCAAGTTTTGGGGCGTGCGTGGCTCAATCCCTACGCCGGGGCCAAGCACGGTCAAATATGGTGGCAACACCACCTGTATAGAAGTGACCAGCAGTGCCGGCGATTTAATTATTTTGGATGCCGGTACTGGTATTCACGCCTTAGCACAAAGCCTAACCAATCAAGCCTTGACTGCGCATATTTTGATTACCCATACCCATTGGGATCATATCCAGGGCTTGCCGTTTTTTCTGCCCATGTTCAACGCCGGCAACATAGTCAACATATACGGCGGCCTAGAGCCATTGACTCATCAAGGCATAGAACGCGCCATGCGGGTACAACTGCAGCACAGCTATTTTCCCATTAGCGAAGCGCAGTTAAACGCCCAAATCCACTATTTCACACTGAAGGCCGGCGCACCGATTACTGTCGGCAGTGTGCGGGTAACCCCGACTGTGCTGAATCATCCGGTATATAACTTTGGCTATCGTCTGGACGACGTCGATGGCAGTTCTTTGTTTTTTACCGGGGATTACGAGCCGCAACTTAATCCCTATGCTCCCGATCATCCTGGTTATCCGGCCATGCAGGAATTGATCGAACAAAAACAAGAAGAAGTGATTGCGGCAATGGCAGGGGTCGATGCCTTGATCACGGATAGTTCTTACACCGATGTCGAATATGCCAACCGGCATGGCTGGGGCCATGGCACCTATCGTTCGGCGATGAATTTTGCGGCGCAAGCGGGAGCTAAACGCTTATTTTTGACGCATCATGAACCGACGCGGAGTGATGCGGATTTGGAAGCGATTTTTGCATCGCTATTGCAATCTGGTGAGGTTTCGGTTTGTTTGGCTCGGGAGGGGGAGGAGTTTGAGTTGTTGGATAACCCTGGGGTTACTGAATAA
- a CDS encoding REP-associated tyrosine transposase, which translates to MGRSRYRILQSQQPHFLTCTVLNWIPLFTRPATVQIVLNALIYRQQQYNWRIYGYVILENHLHLLVQTDDLTEQLAHFKSYTARQLIDYLESINAERLLQQLRWFRKAHKADREYQLWEEGSHPQLIDNPDVLRQKLDYIHLNPVKRGYVDLPEHWRYSSAWNYAGRDGLLPVYRYWF; encoded by the coding sequence ATGGGCCGCAGCCGTTACCGCATTCTTCAATCCCAGCAGCCGCATTTCTTAACCTGTACCGTACTGAACTGGATTCCGTTATTCACGCGTCCGGCTACCGTGCAAATCGTTCTGAACGCCTTGATTTACCGCCAACAACAGTACAATTGGCGAATATACGGCTACGTCATTCTGGAAAACCATTTGCACCTGCTGGTACAAACGGACGATTTAACCGAACAATTGGCCCACTTCAAATCATACACTGCCCGGCAGTTGATCGATTATCTGGAATCTATCAATGCCGAACGCTTATTGCAGCAGTTACGCTGGTTCCGCAAAGCGCACAAAGCTGACAGGGAATATCAGTTGTGGGAGGAAGGAAGTCATCCGCAGTTGATCGATAACCCCGACGTTTTGAGGCAGAAATTGGACTATATCCACCTGAATCCGGTCAAACGCGGTTATGTTGATCTACCGGAGCATTGGCGTTATTCGAGTGCCTGGAATTATGCTGGGCGGGATGGATTGCTACCGGTTTATCGATATTGGTTTTAG
- a CDS encoding AAA family ATPase, with translation MTLVLKNFALAGYRSFGEQPQYFDRLSKINLLIGRNNAGKSNVIRFLMEIYPKGPQPKAPAANPLDTHLPDFAELLIGWGEELETGTDGIQKLRSSHNLFAGLNDTLQHINVKLALSKLFSEKQKLDGTELAWSFVRPSNRRGELELWKEAAKSLANQEFYAIWNVLARMSGGDRINTWEPDVLAMLAPNFPNIQMALIPAVREIGAKGSESDGFNGAGIIERLARLQNPDVHSQPDRIKFDEITRFVGNVIDNPTASIEVPHDRETILVHMDGKTLPLSSLGSGIHEVIILAAAATVLSEHIICIEEPEIHLNPRGCKNFCVNGHEVGNYRS, from the coding sequence ATGACATTAGTCCTGAAAAACTTTGCGCTCGCCGGGTATAGGAGTTTTGGTGAGCAGCCTCAATACTTTGATAGGTTAAGCAAGATTAATCTGCTGATAGGTAGAAATAACGCTGGTAAATCAAACGTTATAAGGTTTTTGATGGAAATTTACCCGAAGGGACCTCAGCCTAAAGCTCCTGCGGCTAATCCATTGGACACTCATCTCCCAGACTTTGCAGAGCTACTAATCGGATGGGGAGAAGAACTCGAAACAGGAACAGACGGAATTCAGAAATTACGAAGTAGTCACAACCTGTTCGCGGGATTGAATGACACCCTTCAACATATCAATGTTAAGTTAGCGCTTTCAAAACTGTTTTCCGAGAAACAAAAATTAGACGGTACTGAGCTGGCATGGAGTTTTGTTCGCCCCTCTAATCGTCGCGGTGAGCTTGAATTATGGAAGGAAGCGGCCAAGTCTTTGGCAAATCAGGAGTTCTATGCAATCTGGAACGTATTGGCCAGAATGTCTGGGGGTGACCGGATCAATACGTGGGAACCCGATGTACTTGCCATGCTTGCGCCCAATTTTCCAAATATTCAAATGGCTTTGATTCCCGCAGTTAGGGAAATTGGCGCAAAAGGCTCTGAGTCTGATGGGTTTAATGGGGCGGGAATTATAGAAAGATTGGCGCGCTTGCAAAACCCGGATGTACATAGCCAGCCTGACCGCATCAAGTTTGACGAAATTACAAGGTTCGTTGGTAATGTGATTGACAATCCGACTGCATCAATCGAAGTTCCCCATGATCGCGAGACAATTCTTGTCCACATGGATGGCAAGACTTTACCTCTTAGTTCGTTAGGCTCCGGTATCCATGAAGTGATAATTCTTGCTGCTGCCGCAACGGTACTTTCGGAACACATTATCTGTATTGAAGAGCCGGAAATTCACCTCAACCCGAGAGGGTGTAAGAATTTTTGTGTAAACGGCCATGAGGTAGGAAACTACCGATCCTGA
- a CDS encoding IS256 family transposase gives MTVSPKAIPDELLDALMSNYQTPEDLIGANGLLKQLTKAIVERALEAEMTAHLGHGKHEAVTNANSNARNGKSRKTLKGDFGDLPIEIPRDRHGEFEPQIIAKHQRRWTGFDDKIISLYARGLTVREIQAHLLEIYHTEVSPTLISSVTDAVLEEVSAWQTRPLDPIYPIVYLDCLHTKVRDSGSVRIKAVYLAIGVNLDGHKEVLGLWIAQSEGAKFWLQVVTELKNRGVNDIFIACVDGLKGFPEAIETVFPKATVQLCIVHLVRNSLNYVSYKRRQSVADDLKRIYQAATVREAEQKLAEFEANWHEAYPTIAPIWRRNWDRIIPFFDYPPEIRKVIYTTNTIESVNRSLRKIIKNRAIFPSDDALSKLLYLALKNISQKWTMPVYDWKAALNRFSIQFEDRIPNR, from the coding sequence ATGACCGTATCACCCAAAGCCATTCCTGATGAATTACTCGATGCCTTGATGTCGAACTATCAAACACCCGAAGACCTGATCGGTGCCAATGGACTGTTAAAGCAGTTGACCAAAGCCATTGTCGAACGCGCCCTGGAAGCGGAAATGACCGCGCATTTGGGCCACGGCAAGCATGAGGCGGTGACCAACGCCAATAGCAATGCCCGTAACGGCAAGAGCCGGAAAACGCTCAAAGGCGACTTCGGCGACTTACCCATCGAGATTCCCCGTGACCGTCATGGCGAATTCGAACCCCAGATTATCGCCAAGCATCAACGGCGCTGGACGGGCTTCGACGACAAGATCATCTCGTTGTACGCCCGCGGCCTGACGGTACGGGAAATCCAGGCCCATCTATTGGAGATCTATCACACGGAGGTGTCGCCCACCTTGATTTCCTCGGTGACCGACGCGGTCCTTGAGGAGGTGAGCGCCTGGCAAACCCGTCCGCTGGATCCGATTTACCCCATCGTCTACCTCGACTGCCTACACACCAAAGTGCGGGACAGTGGCAGTGTGCGGATCAAGGCGGTCTATCTGGCTATTGGTGTCAATCTGGACGGACACAAAGAGGTGCTGGGGCTATGGATTGCCCAAAGCGAAGGCGCCAAATTTTGGCTGCAAGTGGTCACCGAGCTCAAGAACCGTGGCGTCAACGACATTTTTATCGCCTGTGTCGACGGTCTAAAGGGGTTTCCGGAAGCGATCGAAACCGTGTTTCCCAAAGCCACTGTGCAGTTGTGCATCGTGCACTTGGTCCGTAACAGCCTTAACTACGTCAGCTACAAAAGGCGCCAGTCGGTCGCCGACGACCTCAAGCGTATCTATCAAGCCGCTACCGTCAGGGAAGCCGAACAAAAACTGGCCGAATTCGAGGCCAACTGGCACGAAGCCTATCCCACCATTGCCCCGATCTGGCGACGAAACTGGGACCGTATCATCCCGTTTTTCGACTATCCGCCCGAGATTCGCAAGGTGATCTACACCACTAATACCATCGAATCGGTGAACCGAAGCCTGAGAAAAATCATAAAAAATCGCGCGATCTTCCCCAGCGATGACGCATTATCCAAGTTGCTCTATCTGGCATTGAAGAATATCAGCCAAAAGTGGACCATGCCCGTCTATGACTGGAAAGCCGCATTAAACCGGTTTAGTATTCAGTTCGAAGACCGAATCCCTAACCGATAA
- a CDS encoding OLD family protein, which yields MDTPDAEIYHIRLDNGCSIVERATSNNQKSAICEDLGFHPSDLLQANCVIWVEGPSDRVYLNYWINSLEPNFAEGIHYSIMFYGGRLASHLSNDDDETLVSEFISLRRLNRRGVMILDSDRDKRGARINETKRRLQDEFDKGPGHAWITKGREIENYLPSSQIQAALSAVNPNVTPMSSFGTYDNVLKIKSKKGREAQAPKVEIARHIVSEFQPDLSVLDLRVQLSKLVAFIKASNPAPVL from the coding sequence ATGGATACCCCAGACGCCGAGATTTACCATATTCGGCTTGATAACGGCTGCTCCATTGTCGAAAGGGCAACTTCTAACAATCAGAAGTCTGCTATTTGCGAAGATCTCGGGTTTCATCCCTCTGACTTACTCCAAGCAAATTGTGTCATATGGGTCGAAGGGCCGTCGGATAGGGTATATCTGAATTATTGGATAAATTCGCTTGAGCCAAATTTCGCGGAAGGAATTCATTACTCAATAATGTTTTATGGTGGTCGCTTAGCATCTCATTTATCGAACGATGATGACGAAACATTAGTGAGCGAATTTATTTCACTCCGGCGATTGAATAGACGCGGCGTGATGATTCTCGACAGTGACCGAGATAAGCGCGGTGCGAGAATAAATGAAACAAAACGTCGGTTACAAGACGAGTTTGATAAGGGACCCGGTCATGCATGGATTACTAAGGGGCGCGAAATTGAAAATTATTTGCCGAGCTCACAAATTCAAGCTGCATTATCTGCTGTTAATCCAAATGTGACTCCGATGTCCAGCTTTGGCACGTATGACAATGTCCTAAAGATAAAATCGAAGAAAGGGCGAGAAGCGCAGGCACCAAAGGTTGAAATAGCGAGACATATTGTTTCAGAGTTCCAACCAGACTTATCTGTTCTGGACCTTCGCGTACAACTTAGTAAATTAGTGGCCTTCATTAAGGCATCGAATCCAGCGCCAGTTTTGTAG
- the mltB gene encoding lytic murein transglycosylase B, which produces MFTINTRKVSLQNTGSALLITLLTGCTSQPPAGDKTNNRVRTPTQQTAPNQSRQATPDLRPFASVGGYHAASVSGDYAGYPALNQFIEQMVQKHGFNREYLQGLFSQAKRKQWTLDYLAKSDQGMKGKPSKGGWTRYRAQFLDDRHINAGISFWQQHHATLQRASQQYGVPAEYILGIMAVETTFGSFVGNHRIIDALTTLGFDYQRRGEYFRTELENFLVMSRSEGLDPGKPVGSFAGAMGLGQFMPSSFLQWAVDFNGDGRRDLWNPEDVIGSVANYFAQHGWQAGQPIVSATRGSFIGINSLEPGADHAYPLDTLVKAGVEPADTCACDYPLRLLLLRHQSKDEYLLGHPNFYAITRYNQSTHYAMAVHELALAIKRGYQRVAVNRSDAG; this is translated from the coding sequence TTGTTTACTATTAACACCCGTAAAGTTTCGCTACAAAACACCGGTTCGGCACTGTTAATTACATTGCTGACCGGCTGCACCTCGCAGCCGCCGGCCGGCGACAAAACCAACAATCGCGTCCGAACACCCACCCAACAAACAGCCCCCAACCAATCGCGCCAAGCCACGCCGGACTTGCGACCATTCGCCAGCGTCGGCGGCTACCATGCCGCATCAGTCAGCGGCGATTACGCCGGTTACCCCGCCTTGAATCAGTTCATCGAGCAGATGGTGCAGAAACACGGTTTCAATCGCGAGTATCTGCAAGGCCTGTTCTCACAAGCCAAACGCAAGCAATGGACCCTGGATTATTTGGCCAAATCCGATCAGGGCATGAAAGGCAAACCCAGCAAAGGCGGCTGGACCCGCTATCGCGCGCAATTTCTGGACGACCGGCATATCAACGCCGGCATCAGCTTCTGGCAACAACATCACGCAACGCTGCAACGCGCCAGCCAACAATACGGCGTGCCGGCCGAATACATCCTGGGCATCATGGCGGTGGAAACCACCTTTGGCAGCTTCGTCGGCAACCATAGAATCATCGACGCGCTAACTACCTTGGGCTTTGATTACCAGCGGCGTGGCGAGTATTTCCGCACTGAATTGGAAAATTTTCTGGTGATGAGCCGTAGCGAAGGTCTGGACCCCGGCAAGCCGGTCGGCTCGTTCGCCGGCGCAATGGGCTTGGGCCAGTTCATGCCCAGTAGCTTTCTGCAGTGGGCGGTGGACTTTAACGGCGACGGTCGCCGCGACCTGTGGAACCCGGAAGACGTGATCGGCAGCGTCGCCAATTATTTTGCCCAACACGGCTGGCAAGCCGGCCAACCCATCGTTTCGGCCACGCGCGGCAGCTTCATCGGCATCAACAGCCTGGAACCCGGCGCCGATCATGCTTATCCCTTGGATACCTTGGTTAAAGCAGGTGTGGAACCGGCTGACACATGTGCTTGTGATTATCCGTTGCGGCTGTTATTGCTCCGGCATCAAAGTAAGGATGAGTATTTGTTGGGCCACCCTAACTTTTACGCGATTACCCGGTATAACCAGAGTACGCATTATGCGATGGCAGTTCATGAGTTGGCGTTGGCGATTAAGCGGGGGTATCAGAGGGTGGCTGTTAATCGGTCTGATGCTGGGTAG
- a CDS encoding PilT/PilU family type 4a pilus ATPase, producing the protein MDFKALLALMVEKKASDLFITAGRPPSMKVNGKVVEVSKSILNSEQTMMLVLSIMSQRQRDEFENTHECQFALSAHSLGRFRVSAFTQRDSAGMVLRRIETTIPSAEDLHLPPVLKELIMYKRGLVMFVGATGTGKSTSLAALIRHRNENSSGHIISIEDPIEFIHPHKGCIITQREVGLDTESFEVALKNTLRQAPDVILIGEVRSRDTMQHAITFAETGHLCVCTLHANNANQAIDRILHFFPEEMHSQLFMDLSLNLRGIVAQQLIQRADGKGRYPAIEILLNTPLASDMIRKGEVHKLKELMKGSREHGMQTFDQALYDLYTAGKIGYDDALHAADSRNEVRLMIKLGAENVNFEIAGMSLAENDDEGGSLFK; encoded by the coding sequence ATGGACTTTAAAGCCCTATTGGCCCTAATGGTTGAAAAGAAAGCGTCCGACCTGTTCATTACCGCCGGCCGGCCGCCATCGATGAAAGTTAACGGCAAAGTCGTCGAAGTATCCAAGAGCATACTAAACAGCGAGCAGACCATGATGCTGGTACTCAGCATAATGTCGCAGCGCCAGCGCGATGAATTTGAAAACACCCACGAATGCCAGTTTGCATTAAGCGCCCACAGCCTGGGGCGGTTCCGGGTCAGCGCCTTCACCCAACGCGATTCGGCCGGCATGGTGTTGCGCCGTATCGAAACCACCATCCCCAGTGCAGAGGACTTGCATCTACCGCCGGTGTTGAAAGAACTGATCATGTACAAACGTGGTCTGGTGATGTTCGTTGGTGCCACCGGCACCGGTAAATCCACCTCGCTGGCAGCCCTGATTCGGCACCGTAATGAAAACAGCAGCGGCCATATCATTTCCATCGAAGACCCTATCGAGTTTATCCACCCGCATAAAGGCTGCATCATCACCCAGCGCGAAGTGGGGCTGGATACCGAATCCTTCGAAGTGGCGCTAAAAAACACCCTGCGGCAAGCGCCGGATGTGATTCTGATCGGCGAGGTCAGAAGCAGGGATACCATGCAACACGCCATCACCTTCGCGGAAACCGGACATTTGTGCGTTTGCACCCTGCATGCCAACAACGCCAACCAGGCTATAGATAGGATTCTGCATTTCTTCCCGGAAGAAATGCACAGCCAACTGTTCATGGATTTGTCGCTGAACCTGCGCGGTATCGTCGCCCAACAATTGATTCAACGCGCCGACGGCAAGGGTCGCTATCCGGCTATCGAGATTTTGCTGAATACCCCGCTGGCATCCGACATGATCCGCAAGGGCGAAGTGCATAAATTAAAAGAACTGATGAAAGGCTCACGTGAGCACGGCATGCAAACTTTCGATCAAGCGCTTTACGATCTGTATACAGCGGGTAAAATTGGTTACGATGACGCCTTGCACGCTGCCGACTCCCGTAACGAGGTGCGCCTGATGATCAAATTGGGCGCCGAGAACGTCAATTTCGAAATCGCCGGCATGAGCCTGGCCGAAAATGACGACGAGGGAGGCAGTCTTTTTAAATAA
- a CDS encoding type IV pilus twitching motility protein PilT, with the protein MDIAELLTFSVKNKASDLHLSAGLPPMIRVDGDIRRINIPSLSHKEVHALIYDIMNDKQRRDYEEFLETDFSFALPGVARFRVNAFNQDRGAAAVFRTIPSKVLTLEDLDAPKFFAELCTRPRGLILVTGPTGSGKSTTLAAMVNHINSNDYAHILTVEDPIEFVHESQKCLINQREVHRDTLGFNEALRSALREDPDIILVGEMRDLETIRLALTASETGHLVFGTLHTTSAAKTIDRIIDVFPAAEKDMIRAMLSESLQAVISQTLLKKVGGGRIAAHEIMVGTPAIRNLIREAKVAQMYSAIQTGRKDGMQTLDQNLKEMVDKGLITAKGAMVKAVNKDMFR; encoded by the coding sequence ATGGATATCGCCGAACTATTGACCTTTTCCGTCAAAAACAAAGCCTCCGACTTGCATCTTTCCGCCGGCCTGCCGCCGATGATCCGGGTGGACGGCGACATCCGCCGCATCAATATTCCGTCCTTGAGCCACAAGGAAGTTCACGCGCTGATTTATGACATCATGAACGACAAACAGCGCCGCGATTACGAAGAGTTTCTGGAAACCGACTTTTCCTTCGCGCTGCCCGGCGTAGCCCGCTTCCGGGTCAACGCCTTCAATCAGGATAGAGGCGCCGCAGCGGTGTTCAGGACCATTCCTTCTAAAGTATTAACTCTGGAAGACCTGGACGCCCCGAAGTTCTTCGCGGAGCTTTGTACTAGACCGCGCGGCCTGATTTTGGTAACCGGCCCAACCGGCTCCGGTAAATCCACTACGCTGGCGGCGATGGTGAACCATATTAATTCCAACGATTACGCACACATCCTGACGGTCGAAGACCCCATCGAGTTTGTCCACGAAAGCCAAAAATGCTTGATCAACCAACGCGAGGTCCACCGCGATACGCTAGGTTTTAACGAAGCCTTACGCTCGGCCTTGCGGGAAGACCCGGACATCATCCTAGTTGGTGAGATGCGGGACTTGGAAACCATCCGCTTAGCCTTGACCGCCTCGGAAACCGGTCACTTGGTATTCGGCACGCTGCATACCACCTCCGCCGCGAAAACCATAGACCGGATTATCGACGTGTTCCCCGCCGCAGAAAAAGACATGATTCGAGCTATGTTATCCGAATCCTTGCAGGCGGTTATCTCGCAAACGCTGTTGAAAAAAGTCGGCGGCGGCCGGATTGCCGCGCACGAAATCATGGTCGGCACCCCGGCGATCCGCAATCTGATACGCGAAGCCAAGGTGGCGCAGATGTATTCCGCCATCCAAACCGGCCGTAAGGACGGTATGCAGACACTGGATCAAAACTTGAAGGAAATGGTTGATAAAGGCTTGATTACCGCGAAAGGTGCGATGGTTAAAGCCGTAAACAAAGATATGTTCCGTTAA